In Micromonospora sp. WMMD980, the following are encoded in one genomic region:
- a CDS encoding hotdog domain-containing protein — protein MQEQPESPLAPGMTARVELTVTDADTALALGSGDVPVLGTPRVVALAEAATVAAVAPGMPAGSTSVGVRVELEHRAATPVGRTVSAHAELVKVDGRRLVFEVTVTDGSAVAAQGRVERALVDRQRFVERAARA, from the coding sequence ATGCAGGAGCAGCCGGAGTCGCCCCTCGCCCCGGGAATGACCGCCCGGGTGGAGCTGACCGTGACCGACGCGGACACCGCCCTGGCGCTGGGCTCGGGCGACGTGCCGGTGCTCGGCACCCCCCGGGTGGTGGCGCTGGCCGAGGCGGCGACCGTGGCGGCCGTCGCGCCCGGGATGCCGGCCGGGTCCACCAGCGTCGGCGTCCGGGTCGAGCTGGAGCATCGCGCGGCCACCCCGGTCGGGCGGACGGTGTCCGCGCACGCCGAGTTGGTGAAGGTCGACGGCCGCCGGCTGGTCTTCGAGGTGACCGTCACGGACGGCAGCGCGGTGGCCGCGCAGGGGCGCGTCGAGCGGGCGCTCGTCGACCGGCAGCGCTTCGTCGAGCGGGCCGCACGCGCGTGA
- a CDS encoding MarR family transcriptional regulator, with translation MATDEEIARFGAGLGELHRLLRRRTHARADREPLPEAQVEVLLLVRAAPGISGKEVAARLGTAANTVSTLVRDLTEAGLLVRDRDPADRRVVRLRLTEAAHRRTADYEVHRAALLTEALAALDPPARAAMLAAAPHLDALLTALRARP, from the coding sequence GTGGCGACCGACGAGGAGATCGCCCGGTTCGGCGCGGGGCTGGGTGAGCTGCACCGGCTGCTGCGCCGACGTACCCACGCCCGCGCCGACCGGGAGCCGCTGCCCGAGGCGCAGGTGGAGGTGCTCCTGCTGGTCCGGGCCGCACCGGGGATCAGCGGCAAGGAGGTGGCCGCGCGGCTCGGCACCGCCGCCAACACGGTGAGCACGCTGGTGCGCGACCTCACCGAGGCCGGGCTGCTGGTGCGGGACCGCGACCCGGCCGACCGGCGGGTGGTCCGGCTGCGCCTCACCGAGGCCGCCCACCGGCGGACAGCCGACTACGAGGTCCACCGCGCCGCGCTGCTCACCGAGGCACTCGCCGCCCTCGACCCGCCGGCCCGCGCGGCCATGCTCGCCGCCGCCCCACACCTGGACGCGCTGCTCACCGCGCTGCGCGCCCGCCCCTGA
- a CDS encoding MBL fold metallo-hydrolase, producing the protein MTAGGFSEIAAGVHLLREPLLHVNVVLVVGDGAALLVDTLSSAGQARELAAAARAVTSHPWTIVNTHHHFDHCFGNATLAGPDTAVYAQAQAVAVLRDHPDELRRAAYEEMRGEQPALAEELARTELRAPTHEVHSETVLDVGGRRVLLRHPGPGHTDADLVVHVPDADVLVAGDLVEQSAPPAFEESYPLRWPDAVADLLRLTTPATVVVPGHGEPVDVAFVREQHDRLARQAWLIRAGHTGSAPPERVAAESPFGARPGLIAARRGYAELDGTA; encoded by the coding sequence GTGACGGCCGGCGGCTTCTCCGAGATCGCCGCCGGCGTGCACCTGCTGCGCGAGCCGCTGCTGCACGTCAACGTGGTGCTGGTGGTGGGCGACGGCGCGGCCCTGCTGGTCGACACGCTCTCCAGCGCCGGGCAGGCCCGCGAGCTGGCGGCGGCGGCCCGGGCGGTCACGTCGCACCCGTGGACGATCGTCAACACCCACCACCACTTCGACCACTGCTTCGGCAACGCCACGCTGGCCGGGCCGGACACCGCCGTGTACGCCCAGGCCCAGGCCGTGGCCGTGCTACGCGACCACCCTGACGAGCTGCGCCGGGCGGCGTACGAGGAGATGCGCGGCGAGCAGCCGGCACTGGCCGAGGAGCTGGCCCGGACCGAGCTGCGGGCGCCGACGCACGAGGTGCACTCCGAGACGGTGCTGGACGTCGGCGGCCGGCGGGTGCTGCTGCGCCACCCGGGGCCCGGGCACACCGACGCCGACCTGGTGGTGCACGTCCCGGACGCGGACGTGCTGGTGGCGGGCGACCTGGTGGAGCAGAGCGCACCGCCGGCGTTCGAGGAGTCGTACCCGTTGCGATGGCCGGACGCGGTGGCCGACCTGCTGCGGTTGACCACGCCGGCGACGGTGGTGGTGCCGGGCCACGGCGAGCCGGTCGACGTGGCGTTCGTCCGCGAGCAGCACGACCGGCTCGCCCGGCAGGCGTGGTTGATCCGGGCCGGTCACACCGGCAGCGCCCCGCCGGAGCGGGTGGCCGCCGAGTCGCCGTTCGGGGCCCGGCCCGGCCTGATCGCGGCCCGCCGGGGCTACGCCGAGCTGGACGGCACGGCGTGA
- a CDS encoding aminoglycoside phosphotransferase family protein, producing the protein MTLHQNEVPVDESVVRSLLTEQCPRWAALPIRPAGGGTDNTMYRLGDDLLVRLPRTAEKAASLRKEQRWLPRLAARLSYPVPEPLHAGEPSAAFPLPWSVYRWIDGAEVRPDTVSDWAAFGADLAAAVRELHALDLGGATRTGELSGYRGGSLHPCDEWISGALDDCRRAIGPEVDVDLLERLWRDGLARPEPTGPHVWLHSDLKPTNLLARDGRLHAVIDFGGLTVGHPDAEHAPTWDLPPEARHAYRETLGVDDVTWTRARAWAIAAAAGGVAYYWHTFPAFVAECRARLRSIAADAG; encoded by the coding sequence GTGACGTTGCACCAGAACGAGGTGCCGGTGGACGAGTCGGTGGTCCGCTCGCTCCTGACCGAGCAGTGCCCCCGATGGGCCGCGCTGCCGATCCGGCCCGCCGGCGGCGGCACCGACAACACCATGTACCGGCTCGGCGACGACCTGCTCGTCCGCCTGCCCCGCACCGCCGAGAAGGCCGCCTCACTGCGCAAGGAACAGCGGTGGCTGCCCCGCCTGGCGGCGCGACTGTCGTACCCGGTGCCGGAGCCGCTGCACGCCGGCGAGCCGTCCGCCGCGTTTCCGCTGCCCTGGTCGGTCTACCGCTGGATCGACGGCGCCGAGGTCCGGCCCGACACCGTCTCCGACTGGGCCGCGTTCGGCGCCGACCTGGCCGCCGCGGTCCGGGAGTTGCACGCGCTCGACCTGGGCGGCGCGACCCGCACGGGCGAGTTGAGCGGATATCGCGGCGGTAGCCTGCACCCCTGCGACGAGTGGATCAGCGGGGCGCTCGACGACTGCCGGCGCGCGATCGGCCCGGAGGTCGACGTCGACCTGCTGGAACGGCTGTGGCGGGACGGCCTCGCCCGGCCCGAGCCCACCGGGCCGCACGTCTGGCTGCACAGCGACCTGAAGCCCACCAACCTGCTGGCCCGCGACGGCCGGCTGCACGCGGTCATCGACTTCGGCGGCCTCACCGTCGGGCACCCCGACGCGGAACACGCCCCCACCTGGGACCTGCCGCCCGAGGCCCGGCACGCCTACCGGGAGACGCTCGGCGTGGACGACGTGACCTGGACGCGGGCCCGAGCCTGGGCGATCGCCGCCGCGGCCGGCGGCGTGGCGTACTACTGGCACACCTTCCCGGCGTTCGTCGCCGAGTGCCGCGCCCGGCTGCGGTCGATCGCGGCCGACGCCGGCTGA
- a CDS encoding lytic polysaccharide monooxygenase, whose protein sequence is MPVHRSRTAALVTAALTLAVGAFALASGPDPAAAHGAAMTPGARTYLCWKDGLTGSGEIRPNNPACASAVAENGANSLYNWFSVLRSDAGGRTTGFIPDGKLCSGGNPNFSGYDAARNDWPVTHLTAGRSMEFRYSNWAHHPGTFYFYVTKDSWSPTRPLAWSDLEAQPFLQVTNPPQSGAVGTNDGHYYFTGTLPTNKSGRHIIYSRWVRSDSQENFFGCSDVTFDGGNGEVTGIGSGNGNPTPTPTTPTPSPTSPTPSPTAPTPTPTASPTMPPPGSGTCMAVYKVVSAWGNGFQGEVEIMNHSTQTFAGWTANWTWPNGQTINQVWNGTLSGSGASVTVTNAAYNGSVPPEGRTTFGFTANYSGQNTLPTVTCTGR, encoded by the coding sequence ATCCCTGTGCACCGATCCCGTACGGCCGCGCTCGTCACCGCGGCCCTCACCCTGGCCGTGGGCGCGTTCGCCCTGGCTTCCGGGCCCGACCCGGCCGCCGCGCACGGCGCGGCGATGACGCCGGGCGCCCGCACCTACCTGTGTTGGAAGGACGGCCTCACCGGCAGCGGCGAGATCCGTCCCAACAACCCCGCCTGCGCGTCGGCCGTCGCGGAGAACGGGGCGAACTCGCTCTACAACTGGTTCAGCGTGCTGCGCTCCGACGCGGGCGGCCGGACCACCGGGTTCATCCCCGACGGCAAGCTGTGCAGCGGCGGCAACCCCAACTTCAGCGGCTACGACGCGGCCCGCAACGACTGGCCGGTCACGCACCTGACGGCCGGGCGGTCGATGGAGTTCCGCTACAGCAACTGGGCGCACCACCCCGGCACGTTCTACTTCTACGTGACCAAGGACAGCTGGAGCCCGACCCGGCCGCTCGCCTGGAGCGACCTGGAGGCTCAGCCGTTCCTGCAGGTGACCAACCCGCCGCAGAGCGGCGCGGTCGGCACCAACGACGGCCACTACTACTTCACCGGCACGCTGCCGACCAACAAGAGCGGCCGGCACATCATCTACTCGCGCTGGGTCCGCTCGGACAGCCAGGAGAACTTCTTCGGCTGCTCCGACGTGACGTTCGACGGCGGCAACGGCGAGGTGACCGGCATCGGCTCGGGCAACGGCAACCCCACGCCGACGCCCACCACGCCGACGCCGAGCCCGACCAGCCCGACGCCGAGCCCGACCGCCCCCACCCCCACCCCCACGGCGTCGCCGACCATGCCGCCGCCCGGTAGCGGTACCTGCATGGCGGTCTACAAGGTGGTCAGCGCCTGGGGCAACGGCTTCCAGGGCGAGGTCGAGATCATGAACCACAGCACCCAGACGTTCGCCGGGTGGACCGCGAACTGGACCTGGCCCAACGGCCAGACCATCAACCAGGTGTGGAACGGCACGCTGAGCGGCAGCGGGGCGTCGGTGACGGTCACCAACGCCGCCTACAACGGCAGCGTCCCGCCGGAGGGCAGAACCACGTTCGGCTTCACCGCGAACTACTCCGGCCAGAACACGCTACCCACGGTCACCTGCACCGGCAGGTGA
- the asnB gene encoding asparagine synthase (glutamine-hydrolyzing), which translates to MCGLLAFFSARGDAAAHRDHIAGALECLHHRGPDETGVEVVGDASGRYADGVFAHKRLAIIDVALSHEPLPYAGGRYLLTFNGEIYNYIELRDELIRDHGAQFATNGDGEVIVAGYHYWGEQVLTKLRGMFAFVIWDRQERRAFGARDYFGIKPLHYLQTQDGLYLASEKKALLPFAHSAYQGDAGIDAANLSHYLTLQYVPEPGTLHKGISRIGSGEYLTWSPDGRIDVRRWYRPVFRPAPVPDEQRLYHDIRETLRESVRMHMRSDVPVGSFLSSGIDSTAVVALAREFNPNILTFTVGYDVPGYSEIDVAQESARHLDVTTIPTKIGPQDMIDALPKIVWHLDDPVADPALVPLYFVAKKAAEHVTVVLSGEGADEFFGGYTIYREPLSLSSVNGLPDGVQKGLRAVSKAIPQGVKGKSFLERGTTPIEQRYYGNARMFTEEEKQHLLRRYDPSVRYTDVTAPIYAECTELDDVTKMQYVDLYTWLRGDILVKADRISMAHSLEVRVPFLDREVFDVAAGIPVDLKLPPRSEATKYAMRQALQGVVPPAIVNRKKLGFPTPTRVWLRGEMYEWARHVLATSGAGDLIDLSYAMRLLEEHKREEADHSRKVWTVLIFCIWHAIFVAKTLDPGIQRNQSALLTKPVVGSMVR; encoded by the coding sequence ATGTGCGGACTCCTGGCCTTCTTCAGCGCGCGCGGCGACGCCGCCGCCCACCGCGACCACATCGCCGGCGCACTGGAGTGCCTGCACCACCGGGGCCCGGACGAGACCGGGGTCGAGGTGGTCGGCGACGCCTCCGGCCGGTACGCGGACGGCGTGTTCGCGCACAAGCGGCTGGCGATCATCGACGTGGCGCTCAGCCACGAGCCCCTGCCCTACGCGGGGGGGCGCTACCTGCTCACCTTCAACGGCGAGATCTACAACTACATCGAGCTGCGCGACGAGCTGATCCGCGACCACGGCGCCCAGTTCGCCACCAACGGCGACGGCGAGGTGATCGTCGCCGGCTACCACTACTGGGGTGAGCAGGTGCTCACCAAGCTGCGCGGCATGTTCGCGTTCGTGATCTGGGACCGGCAGGAGCGGCGGGCGTTCGGCGCCCGCGACTACTTCGGCATCAAGCCGCTGCACTACCTGCAGACCCAGGACGGGCTCTACCTCGCCTCGGAGAAGAAGGCGCTGCTGCCGTTCGCGCACTCCGCCTACCAGGGCGACGCCGGGATCGACGCCGCCAACCTGAGCCACTACCTGACCCTGCAGTACGTCCCGGAGCCCGGCACGCTGCACAAGGGGATCAGCCGGATCGGCTCGGGGGAGTACCTCACCTGGAGCCCGGACGGCCGGATCGACGTGCGCCGCTGGTACCGGCCGGTGTTCCGGCCCGCCCCGGTCCCCGACGAGCAGCGGCTCTACCACGACATCCGGGAGACGCTGCGGGAGAGCGTCCGGATGCACATGCGTTCGGACGTGCCGGTCGGCTCGTTCCTGTCCAGCGGCATCGACTCCACCGCGGTGGTGGCGCTGGCCCGCGAGTTCAACCCGAACATCCTCACCTTCACCGTCGGCTACGACGTGCCCGGCTACTCCGAGATCGACGTGGCCCAGGAGTCGGCCCGGCACCTCGACGTGACCACGATCCCGACCAAGATCGGGCCGCAGGACATGATCGACGCGCTGCCGAAGATCGTCTGGCACCTGGACGACCCGGTCGCCGACCCGGCCCTGGTGCCGCTCTACTTCGTGGCGAAGAAGGCCGCCGAGCACGTCACCGTGGTGCTCTCCGGCGAGGGTGCGGACGAGTTCTTCGGCGGTTACACGATCTATCGCGAGCCGCTGTCGCTGAGCAGCGTCAACGGCCTGCCGGACGGCGTGCAGAAGGGCCTGCGGGCGGTCTCCAAGGCGATCCCGCAGGGGGTCAAGGGCAAGAGCTTCCTGGAGCGCGGCACCACCCCGATCGAACAGCGCTACTACGGCAACGCCCGGATGTTCACCGAGGAGGAGAAGCAGCACCTGCTGCGCCGCTACGACCCCTCGGTGCGCTACACCGACGTGACCGCGCCGATCTACGCCGAGTGCACCGAACTGGACGACGTCACCAAGATGCAGTACGTCGACCTCTACACCTGGCTGCGCGGCGACATCCTGGTCAAGGCGGACCGGATCTCGATGGCGCACTCGCTGGAGGTCCGGGTGCCGTTCCTGGACCGGGAGGTGTTCGACGTCGCGGCCGGCATCCCGGTGGACCTGAAGCTGCCGCCGCGCTCCGAGGCCACCAAGTACGCCATGCGCCAGGCGTTGCAGGGCGTCGTGCCGCCGGCCATCGTCAACCGCAAGAAGCTGGGCTTCCCCACCCCGACCCGGGTCTGGCTGCGCGGCGAGATGTACGAGTGGGCCCGGCACGTGCTGGCCACCTCGGGCGCGGGCGACCTGATCGACCTGTCCTACGCGATGCGGCTGCTGGAGGAGCACAAGCGGGAGGAGGCGGACCACTCCCGCAAGGTGTGGACCGTGCTGATCTTCTGCATCTGGCACGCCATCTTCGTGGCGAAGACGCTCGACCCGGGCATCCAGCGCAACCAGTCCGCACTGCTGACCAAGCCGGTCGTGGGCAGCATGGTCCGCTGA
- a CDS encoding carbohydrate kinase, which yields MGYAVVLGEALVDLLDAEHDGEPVYRQVVGGGPLNVSVAIARLGGDVQFVGSLGDDALAGRIRAALTAAGVGVAGTVTVPAPTALAVATFAGPEPEFRFYGEPRSYALLGPDDLDVALVEGADVLYCGSIVLLDPPVLAAARRAWAIAGGLRVFDPNVRPSLLIAPGALDALRGVVAEFAAAAHLVKLSAADARVLYPDEPVEGVAAYLRELGATTVVVTLGADGALVATADDVVRVPAPKVDAMDATGAGDSVMGALVAELLAAGEPADATGWRERVAFALRVAGLVCESPGGAAAMPTRAAVTARFA from the coding sequence ATGGGCTACGCGGTGGTGCTCGGCGAGGCGTTGGTCGACCTGCTCGACGCCGAGCACGACGGGGAACCCGTCTACCGGCAGGTCGTCGGCGGTGGGCCGCTCAACGTGTCGGTGGCGATCGCCCGCCTCGGCGGCGACGTGCAGTTCGTCGGGTCGCTCGGCGACGACGCGCTGGCCGGCCGGATCCGCGCCGCTCTCACCGCCGCCGGGGTGGGTGTGGCCGGGACGGTGACCGTGCCGGCCCCGACCGCGCTGGCCGTGGCCACCTTCGCCGGCCCGGAGCCGGAGTTCCGGTTCTACGGTGAGCCGCGCTCGTACGCCCTGCTCGGCCCGGACGACCTGGACGTGGCGCTGGTCGAGGGCGCGGACGTGCTCTACTGCGGCTCGATCGTGCTGCTCGACCCGCCGGTGCTGGCCGCCGCGCGCCGGGCCTGGGCGATCGCCGGCGGGCTGCGGGTGTTCGACCCGAACGTGCGCCCCAGCCTGCTCATCGCGCCCGGCGCACTCGACGCGCTGCGGGGCGTGGTGGCCGAGTTCGCCGCCGCGGCACACCTGGTGAAGTTGAGCGCCGCGGACGCCCGGGTGCTCTACCCCGACGAGCCGGTCGAGGGCGTCGCGGCGTACCTGCGGGAGCTGGGCGCGACCACGGTGGTGGTCACGCTCGGCGCGGACGGCGCGCTGGTCGCGACCGCCGACGACGTGGTGCGCGTGCCGGCGCCGAAGGTCGACGCAATGGACGCCACCGGCGCGGGCGACTCGGTGATGGGGGCGTTGGTCGCCGAGCTGCTCGCCGCCGGCGAGCCGGCCGACGCCACCGGCTGGCGGGAGCGGGTGGCGTTCGCGCTGCGGGTCGCCGGCCTGGTCTGCGAGTCACCCGGCGGCGCCGCCGCGATGCCCACCCGCGCCGCCGTCACCGCCCGCTTCGCGTGA
- a CDS encoding phosphatase PAP2 family protein yields the protein MAVLTDPPPPAPAGPTPSSDGGRRRVIAMAVWGVAFVAAWLAIGLPTDPAYAFLWIWAGTVAWNSNRPWRSHLRFARDWIPVVLLLAAYNLSRGFADNGATPHAMELIVADRFLTGWATGGEVPTVWLQQHLYDPDQVRWWDVLVSWIYFSHFVATLAAAAVLWMRNRERWLGYMARWGFLCAAGLVTYFVYPAAPPWWAAQNGLLTEVARISTRGWKEIGMHGAGNLLNAGQIASNPVAAMPSLHTAFALFVVLFFLRSVRKRWWPLLLAYPLAMTFTLMYSGEHYLIDVLVGWAYVGMTFLVVGLAERWWRARRARRDGTPAAVTGVTAPAAGPDTALDSDRDAVPADRR from the coding sequence ATGGCCGTGCTGACAGATCCCCCGCCCCCCGCCCCCGCCGGACCGACCCCGTCTTCCGACGGCGGGCGCCGTCGCGTGATCGCCATGGCCGTCTGGGGCGTCGCCTTCGTGGCCGCCTGGCTCGCCATCGGCCTGCCCACCGACCCGGCGTACGCGTTCCTGTGGATCTGGGCCGGCACCGTCGCCTGGAACTCGAACCGGCCCTGGCGCAGCCACCTGCGCTTCGCCCGGGACTGGATTCCGGTCGTGCTGCTGCTCGCCGCGTACAACCTCTCCCGCGGGTTCGCCGACAACGGCGCGACCCCGCACGCCATGGAGCTGATCGTCGCCGACCGGTTCCTGACCGGGTGGGCCACCGGCGGCGAGGTGCCGACCGTCTGGCTCCAGCAGCACCTCTACGACCCCGACCAGGTGCGCTGGTGGGACGTGCTGGTGAGCTGGATCTACTTCTCGCACTTCGTGGCGACGCTCGCCGCCGCCGCGGTGCTCTGGATGCGCAACCGGGAACGCTGGCTCGGCTACATGGCCCGCTGGGGGTTCCTGTGCGCCGCCGGCCTGGTCACCTACTTCGTCTACCCGGCCGCCCCGCCGTGGTGGGCGGCGCAGAACGGGCTGCTCACCGAGGTGGCCCGGATCTCCACCCGGGGGTGGAAGGAGATCGGCATGCACGGCGCGGGCAACCTGCTCAACGCCGGCCAGATCGCCTCCAACCCGGTCGCCGCCATGCCGTCGCTGCACACCGCGTTCGCGCTGTTCGTGGTGCTGTTCTTCCTGCGCTCGGTGCGCAAGCGGTGGTGGCCGCTGCTGCTGGCCTACCCGCTGGCCATGACGTTCACGCTGATGTACAGCGGCGAGCACTACCTGATCGACGTGCTGGTCGGCTGGGCGTACGTGGGGATGACGTTCCTGGTGGTCGGCCTGGCCGAGCGTTGGTGGCGGGCCCGCCGCGCCCGCCGGGACGGGACGCCGGCCGCCGTGACCGGCGTCACCGCGCCGGCGGCCGGCCCGGACACCGCGCTCGACTCCGACCGCGACGCGGTCCCCGCCGACCGTCGCTGA
- a CDS encoding multidrug effflux MFS transporter, producing the protein MPGGGVTLLVLLGTLTAIGPLSLDMYLPAFPAMARELGADQAGIQLSLTTCLIGLALGQLVTGPLSDRFGRCRPVLVGVVAYALLALACAAAPTAPLLAAARFAQGLAGGMGVVVARAVVRDLYSGRDAAKYFSRLTLVFGVAPVAAPSVGSLVLRFGSWRAVFLTLAVIGAVLAVAVALRLPETLPEDRRSTGGLASTARTMRSLAADRVYLGYALTQGFAFAGLFAYISGSSFVFQDVFGVSATVFSVLFGVNALALVATGQVNARLLDRFSPRRLLVTTLVVGLVTAGGVLAGALAASLAVTAVALFAFVGSLGMVMPNSTALALDAHARHAGTAAALMGGIQSVVGALAAPLVGLGGEGSALPMAAVLAGAATLSLTAVLTLARRR; encoded by the coding sequence ATGCCCGGCGGCGGCGTGACCCTGCTGGTGCTGCTCGGCACGCTCACCGCGATCGGTCCGCTCTCGCTGGACATGTACCTGCCGGCGTTCCCGGCGATGGCCCGCGAGCTCGGCGCCGACCAGGCCGGCATCCAGCTCTCGCTGACCACCTGCCTGATCGGCCTGGCCCTGGGCCAACTGGTCACCGGCCCGCTCAGCGACCGTTTCGGCCGTTGCCGCCCGGTGCTGGTCGGCGTCGTCGCGTACGCCCTGCTGGCGCTCGCGTGCGCCGCGGCGCCCACCGCCCCGCTGCTGGCCGCCGCGCGATTCGCCCAGGGCCTGGCCGGCGGCATGGGCGTGGTGGTCGCCCGCGCGGTGGTCCGCGACCTCTACTCCGGCCGGGACGCGGCGAAGTACTTCTCCCGGCTGACCCTGGTCTTCGGCGTCGCGCCGGTGGCCGCGCCGAGCGTCGGCAGCCTGGTGCTCCGGTTCGGCTCCTGGCGGGCGGTCTTCCTCACCCTGGCCGTCATCGGGGCGGTGCTCGCCGTCGCGGTCGCGCTGCGCCTGCCGGAGACGCTGCCGGAGGACCGTCGCAGCACCGGCGGGCTGGCCAGCACCGCCCGGACCATGCGGTCGCTGGCCGCCGACCGGGTCTACCTCGGGTACGCGCTGACGCAGGGCTTCGCGTTCGCCGGGCTGTTCGCGTACATCTCGGGGTCGTCGTTCGTGTTCCAGGACGTCTTCGGCGTCTCGGCAACCGTGTTCAGCGTGCTCTTCGGGGTGAACGCGCTCGCCCTGGTCGCCACCGGGCAGGTCAACGCCCGGCTGCTCGACCGGTTCAGCCCGCGCCGGCTGCTGGTCACCACGCTGGTGGTCGGCCTGGTCACCGCCGGCGGCGTGCTGGCCGGCGCGCTCGCCGCCAGCCTCGCCGTCACGGCGGTGGCGCTGTTCGCGTTCGTCGGCTCGCTGGGCATGGTGATGCCGAACAGCACCGCGCTGGCGCTGGACGCGCACGCCCGGCACGCCGGGACCGCCGCCGCGCTGATGGGCGGCATCCAGTCGGTGGTCGGCGCGCTGGCCGCGCCGCTGGTCGGGCTGGGCGGCGAGGGCAGCGCGCTGCCGATGGCGGCCGTGCTGGCCGGCGCCGCCACGCTCTCGCTGACCGCCGTCCTCACCCTTGCCCGGCGGCGCTGA
- a CDS encoding aminopeptidase P family protein — translation MAEDRAQQGKPADGTESHDPDFPEAFLSFMRQGWRDTELSVTPGPEVPNHAKRRAALAEAFPGETLVIPTGTEKVRANDTDHRFRPGSDFAYLTGDMEPDSVLVLRPGGEATLYMRPRSSRATDEFFRSRHGELWVGRRPTLREKSTELGLPTADLSELDAALADLAPGRTRVLRGFDARVDAAVRRYDGPRAEGQPGRDRELAIAISELKLVKDEWEIAQLQEACDATVRGFEDVARALPADRAISERLLEGLFALRARHDGNDVGYGSIVGAGEHATILHWVHNHGATRPGDLLLMDMGVENRNLYTADVTRVLPVDGRFTPLQRQVYDAVHAAQQAGIDLCKPGVGFRDVHLASMRVLAEALKDLGLLPVSVDEAMDPASTVYRRWTLHGTSHMLGIDVHDCANARKETYRDGPLGEGYVLTVEPGLYFQPEDELVPEELRGIGVRIEDDILVTADGPVNLSAGLPRGSDEVETWLAEQREAGPRLPG, via the coding sequence ATGGCCGAGGATCGGGCGCAGCAGGGCAAGCCGGCGGACGGCACGGAGTCGCACGACCCGGACTTCCCGGAGGCGTTCCTGTCGTTCATGCGGCAGGGCTGGCGGGACACCGAGCTGTCGGTCACCCCGGGCCCGGAGGTGCCCAACCACGCCAAGCGGCGGGCCGCGCTGGCCGAGGCGTTCCCGGGCGAGACGCTCGTCATCCCCACCGGCACCGAGAAGGTCCGCGCCAACGACACCGACCACCGGTTCCGGCCGGGCAGCGACTTCGCCTACCTGACCGGTGACATGGAACCCGACAGTGTCCTGGTGCTGCGCCCGGGCGGCGAGGCCACGCTCTACATGCGGCCCCGCTCGTCGCGGGCGACCGACGAGTTCTTCCGCAGCCGCCACGGCGAGCTGTGGGTGGGCCGCCGGCCGACGTTGCGCGAGAAGTCGACCGAGCTGGGCCTGCCCACGGCCGACCTGAGCGAGCTGGACGCGGCGCTGGCCGACCTGGCCCCGGGGCGGACCCGGGTGCTGCGCGGCTTCGACGCCCGGGTGGACGCCGCGGTGCGCCGCTACGACGGGCCGCGGGCCGAGGGCCAGCCGGGCCGGGACCGTGAGCTGGCCATCGCCATCTCCGAGCTGAAGCTGGTCAAGGACGAGTGGGAGATCGCGCAGCTCCAGGAGGCGTGCGACGCCACGGTGCGCGGCTTCGAGGACGTGGCGCGGGCGCTGCCGGCCGACCGGGCGATCTCCGAGCGCCTGCTGGAGGGGTTGTTCGCGCTGCGGGCCCGGCACGACGGCAACGATGTCGGCTACGGCTCCATCGTCGGGGCCGGCGAGCACGCCACGATCCTGCACTGGGTGCACAACCACGGCGCCACCCGCCCGGGCGACCTGCTGCTGATGGACATGGGGGTGGAGAACCGCAACCTCTACACCGCCGACGTCACCCGGGTGCTGCCGGTCGACGGCCGGTTCACCCCGTTGCAGCGCCAGGTCTACGACGCGGTTCACGCCGCCCAGCAGGCCGGCATCGACTTGTGCAAGCCGGGGGTGGGGTTCCGCGACGTCCACCTGGCCTCGATGCGGGTGCTGGCCGAGGCGCTGAAGGATCTCGGGCTGCTGCCGGTGAGCGTGGACGAGGCGATGGATCCGGCCTCCACGGTCTACCGCCGCTGGACGCTGCACGGCACCAGCCACATGCTCGGCATCGACGTGCACGACTGCGCGAATGCCCGCAAGGAGACCTACCGCGACGGGCCGCTCGGGGAGGGCTACGTGCTGACCGTCGAGCCGGGCCTCTACTTCCAACCGGAGGACGAGCTGGTCCCCGAGGAGCTGCGCGGCATCGGCGTCCGGATCGAGGACGACATCCTGGTCACCGCCGACGGCCCGGTGAACCTCTCGGCCGGGCTGCCGCGCGGCTCGGACGAGGTGGAGACCTGGCTGGCCGAGCAGCGCGAGGCGGGTCCGCGCCTGCCCGGCTGA